TGGTGAACCTGAAGTCCTGAACTCTGAAATTGACAGCATAGCGGTGGATTTATGCTGGTTTACTGTATCCTTGACAGCTGGGATAACTTTAGCATTGTTTGGAGGTGTGCGAAAGCATGCGATGGATCAGAACAAGGTCCCTGTCCGAGGAGACATCCATGTCATAGTTGTTGGTATGCATAAATTCCTCTCCTGCTATCATAATGGAACAAAACCTTAAAAGGTTGTTTCCATGCTGTCTGAGATTCGAATATTTAAATTTCATACTTTTTCCATTAAATCATAGGTTAAGGTTATCGTGTGATTATGTGGCAACAGTAGAACAGATGAGATGAACTTGATCAGTTAACTTTCATATTACCAGGTGATCCTGGACTAGGCAAGAGTCAGCTACTTCAAGCAGCAGCTGCTGTTTCTCCACGCGGCATTTATGTGTGTGGTAATGCCACAACCAATGCTGGCCTTACAGTAGCTGTAGTCAAGGATCCTATGACAAGTGATTACGCTTTTGAGGCTGGTAATTAATCTTCACAGTTCACAATGTCTCTTCTTCATTATTAAGTGCAGGCATTTCAACAGTAACAGCCCCTTTGCATTTAGAAAAGAACAGTTTATGTATATAAGATTTCATGATTGGTTGGAAAATTTTACAAgtttttgtacaaattttataaaaataacaataagaaTTCAGTAAACTCTCTCTCCTCCAAGAATTCTTCAATTAGTTCCATTCCCAAATAGGAAGGTTCCCTTTGGTAAGATCAATGATAATTGCTAAAAGAATAATTGATACATGTTTTATCTTTGCTGAATGTTATAGAATGCAGGTATACATGATCAGAAGTTAGCAGTATAAGATTAGAAGTGTCATTTTATTATCTTCGATGATAATGGGCTAAACATTGTTTCTGCAGTAAAGTCTTACCCATTGCCATGAACATTGTTTTGTAGTTCTCGACAAGTAATATTGCCTTATGCTAATTTTCTCCAGTTTTCAATTGTTGCATTGCATGGGAAAATCTGATGCACCTGTCTAGAAGAATGGGTAAGTGTTTAGGTCTTCAAAGTTCAAACCTCAACAAAATATCATAAAAATGCCCAAATATCATTGatcttgttagattaccactttacctaaaaccttaagctattaggttgcgggccaacaatgtatgtcaagctttaacactcccccgaacatgcagcccgacagcacgtggagagataaactgACAATAAATAATacccatgatagggaacacaaaaatttttttaaacaccacacaataaacatgggaaacaagactagaacccagcacctcctagtaaccaactctgataccatgttagattaccactttacctaaaagcttaagctattaggttgtgggccaacaatgtatatcaacctTTAACAGATCTGAAGGGGAAAGAGTAGATAGATCATAGATGGTTCTCATTTGGTTTCTGTCGTCTTCATCACGTAGATATCAGAGTAACACATTGGTGTCTAAGAAAAACCAGAAAAGATTAGCCGCCTTTTGAATAGAGAAAATGGGGACCATGAGTACTGCATTCTTTGACTCTTTGAGAGGCACACAGTATACTGTGCTGTACTTAGTCCTGGACATGCATGAAAATGTTCAAATCTTACCTTCTAAAGTAGCTATTAAATCTTTCCAATAGGGGCAATGGTACTTGCTGATCGTGGATTATGTTGTATTGATGAGTTCGATAAAATGTCTGCTGAACATCAGGTTTGTAACAACTGATTATCAATATATCATTCATCAATACTAGTTTTTACCACTTTCTTTTTATAATATGATGATTACCTCAGGCTTTACTTGAAGCAATGGAGCAGCAGTGTGTGTCTGTTGCAAAGGCTGGAATGCTAGCAAGTTTATCAGCAAGGACTTCAGTATTAGCAGCAGCAAATCCTGTTGGTGGTCATTATAAGTAATTACTTTGATGTTTTAACTTATACGTAGATAGTTCTTATCTTATACATTGCCACATGCTAAGCTCTAGAAGTAATTTTCTTGGATTCCACTGCAACCATAAACTTGGGCAATAACTATAAATTAAAATGCAAACTGCAGCCGTGCAAAAACTGTGAATGAAAATTTGAAGATGAGTGCTGCTCTCCTGTCTCGATTTGATTTGGTTTTTATATTACTCGATAAGCCTGATGAATTGCTGGATAAGAAAGTTTCGGAGCACATTATGTCAGTAAGTTATCCTGTTCAGTCCTTCCAATTTaatgcatatttaattatttatgagTGATTGAGATGCTACACATCTTATTTGGAGGCATATAAATATGGCATGCCTAGCATGCTTCTGTCTTCATTCTTCATCTTAGGTATCAGATTTATTTGTAAGCTGGAAATTTACATTTTGAAAAAATTGTCAACAATTATAGAAACGAACTTCAAGAAAGGAAAAAAGCAAGGATATGACAAAAAGATGACTCCAGTGCTTTTTTGCAGCTTCATGCTGGTTATGGAGATCATTCATCAGCAGCAGCAAAAAGGCTATGCAGAGGTTGTGTATTCTCAATTAACAATGAATCAAATATTACTAATAGATAGCTTTCTGTCTAACAGCACAGCCTTCTTCTTTTACAAATGCAGCATCGCAGGCTAGAGACATAGGTATTAGTATGAGAAATAGTTCTTTAGTTTCAAAGTTGAAACTTGACCCAAAGAAGTATGGTGATTTTGTTCCATTGCCTAGTCCACTTCTACGCAAATATATTGCTTATGCAAGAACTTTTGTCTTCCCCAGGTGACTTCATGTAActaaagtatttttcaaattttttgcatTAGCAGCTTTACTTCTATAGTCAACGCATGCATTATTTATGTTGGACCAGGATGTCAAAACCAGCAGCAGAAATCCTACAGAAGTTTTACTTAAGACTCAGAGACCGCAATACATCAGCTGATGGTACACCGATAACAGCAAGACAACTGGAAAGTTTAGTGAGGCTGGCTGAAGCTCGAGCTAGGCTGGAGTTAAGAGAGGAAATTACAGTCCAAGATGCATTGGTAAGTGAATGATAGGTAGCTAGAAATTCTCGTAATTTAGCCCGTAGTCCAAATAAAATTTCTATTGCAAATCACACCTATAATTCGAAATATTGTGCCTTCAGTTATGTTTAACTGATAAAACTGTGAGAATGAAACTGTGAGACACCCCTTTACCATTTCAACACATTTCTTTTTTATGTGATGCATGTGAAAGTACGAATGAGAATATAAAAATTCTAACAGAAATTGACCAGAAACTGAGGTGTAAATGATCTTACAAATTGTACTGAATATATACAATGTTCTACAAAGAAAAATAATGATCACACCTAACAAGGCTGAGGCCAGGATTTTTACTAAAGGGGTGTAATATGATACAAATTACAAAGGGCGTGGGTTCAAACATAAACTAATATGGAgggcatctttttttttttttaatgtttcaataatacttaattatttactcaaaaagaaaataaatcaaaaagaaaataaaggggCAATGCCACCCTTCTGTTCCATTTAGCTTTGCTAGTGACATTGAAAGAATGTATTGTCATCTTAATGTCTTGTATTACATATAGAGccatatacaatattttactTAAATTTTTCCATCGTTCCTCTCTTTCCTGGCTTGGTAATTAGGAACCAAAATATGCAGTCTCAAGGTTTGTGATCTACAACTGATATTTACCTACAACTGATATTTACTTTGAGCTGGCTACCCTACTGTTGACATTGCTTCATTTCTTTTATATCCAACCTGGCAAATTTTTTGGTCATTAACTTTCTAGAGAATTCCTCTATTTCACGGCATCTGTTTTGCAGGATGTGgttgaaattatgaaagaatccCTTTATGATAAATATGTCGATGAGCATGGTTTTGTGGATTTTGGTCGGAGTGGGGGAATGAGTCAGCAGAAAGAGGCAAAACGATTTCTAAGTGCCCTAAATAAGCAATCAGAGTTGCAGCAGAAAGATTGCTTTTCAATTTCTGTACACAGCCctacttttattatttatttatttattgcaatGAGTGCCCTTTAAGCCCAAGTTGTtcatgtttttattattgttttccaGGAGATATACAGTTTGGCTGATAGAATAGGCTTAAGAGTTCCAGATATTGACACGTTTGTGGACAACTTGAATGCTGTTGGTTATCTACTCAAAAAGGGGCCAAAGACATTCCAGGTACAGTGTCATTGTAACCTGAAAAAATTTGGATATAAAACCACAGCATGTCACATAAAGTAAACACCAGGGACTTAAATTTTCACAATATTTACTACACTTAAAAACGGAATTCCAGGGCCACAAGGCTCCTCTCTT
This Malania oleifera isolate guangnan ecotype guangnan chromosome 11, ASM2987363v1, whole genome shotgun sequence DNA region includes the following protein-coding sequences:
- the LOC131168508 gene encoding probable DNA helicase MCM8 gives rise to the protein MAMAGRGAKPHHPVDTSLASDVARIWASYFPETGLSLDDPCFVLTSHLAAFFSSPSGQHFLSQVKDDDGLIHLPIDYQGFQKICDVEEFYATLEDKPKQALLCMGAAVHKVLLSNWDQNNNLEDGVKINIRLHNYPESLIALRNLKAAYIDRLVSVHGTVVKVSTVRPLVVRMGFVCAKCETNITRTFPDGKFSPPPVCILHGCKSRTFNPIRSTAQPIDFQKIRIQELQQSENHEEGRVPRTVECELTEDLVDACIPGDVVTVVGVIRVINNYMDIGGGKSKSKNQGLYYLYLEAVSIKNSKSQSIPEDSQVSNVDSRATELFDLFSFSPRDLEFIVKFSEEYGSDIFRQVLHSICPSIYGHELVKAGITLALFGGVRKHAMDQNKVPVRGDIHVIVVGDPGLGKSQLLQAAAAVSPRGIYVCGNATTNAGLTVAVVKDPMTSDYAFEAGAMVLADRGLCCIDEFDKMSAEHQALLEAMEQQCVSVAKAGMLASLSARTSVLAAANPVGGHYNRAKTVNENLKMSAALLSRFDLVFILLDKPDELLDKKVSEHIMSLHAGYGDHSSAAAKRLCRASQARDIGISMRNSSLVSKLKLDPKKYGDFVPLPSPLLRKYIAYARTFVFPRMSKPAAEILQKFYLRLRDRNTSADGTPITARQLESLVRLAEARARLELREEITVQDALDVVEIMKESLYDKYVDEHGFVDFGRSGGMSQQKEAKRFLSALNKQSELQQKDCFSISEIYSLADRIGLRVPDIDTFVDNLNAVGYLLKKGPKTFQVVSSSYSKSQSRSRG